From the genome of Pelobacter propionicus DSM 2379, one region includes:
- a CDS encoding respiratory chain complex I subunit 1 family protein, with product MTNSLIHILLALIMPPLLLGVIAKTKAAFAGRLGAPFLQPYYDILRLLRKGSVFSTTTTWIFRAGPIVGLATTLVASLLVPFGAHPAPISFQGDMILYAYLFALGRFFTMAAALDTGSSFEGMGTAREATYSCLAEPTLFFALITLSRLSGSYSLTGMLSGLDQRLWLNAGAAMLLLIGGMFIVLLAENCRIPFDDPTTHLELTMIHEVMVLDHSGPAFGLILYGAALKLFVLGAFFMHLALPFTSANPLADWGIFVVSMLLLAVAIGVVESVMARLRLVRVPQLLVAATILAAFSTLLVIR from the coding sequence ATGACGAACAGCCTGATTCACATCCTGCTGGCGCTGATCATGCCGCCGCTCCTGCTGGGGGTGATCGCCAAGACCAAGGCGGCCTTTGCCGGCCGGCTCGGTGCGCCCTTCCTGCAGCCGTACTACGACATCCTCCGTCTGCTGCGCAAGGGAAGCGTATTCAGCACCACCACCACCTGGATCTTCCGCGCTGGTCCCATCGTGGGCCTGGCAACGACCCTGGTAGCCAGCCTGCTGGTCCCTTTCGGCGCCCATCCCGCGCCGATCTCCTTCCAGGGGGACATGATCCTCTACGCCTACCTGTTTGCCCTGGGGCGCTTCTTCACCATGGCCGCCGCCCTTGACACCGGCTCCAGCTTCGAGGGGATGGGCACGGCCCGCGAGGCCACCTACTCCTGCCTGGCCGAACCGACCCTCTTCTTCGCCCTGATCACCCTCTCCCGGCTCTCGGGGAGTTACTCCCTGACCGGTATGCTCTCCGGCCTGGATCAGCGGCTCTGGCTGAATGCCGGCGCCGCCATGCTGCTGTTGATCGGCGGCATGTTCATCGTTCTCTTGGCTGAAAACTGTCGCATCCCCTTCGACGACCCCACCACCCACCTGGAGCTGACCATGATCCACGAGGTGATGGTGCTGGACCACAGCGGCCCGGCCTTCGGACTGATCCTGTACGGGGCGGCGCTGAAGCTGTTCGTGCTGGGCGCCTTCTTCATGCACCTGGCGCTCCCCTTCACCAGCGCTAACCCCCTGGCCGACTGGGGGATCTTCGTCGTTTCCATGCTGCTCTTGGCGGTCGCCATCGGCGTGGTGGAATCGGTCATGGCCCGCCTCAGGCTGGTCCGGGTTCCGCAACTGCTGGTGGCCGCAACCATCCTGGCCGCGTTTTCCACCCTGCTCGTCATCAGGTGA
- a CDS encoding hydrogenase, translating to MFSLPDQLLVLVLLINFITIGTSRLVFSIRAVAVQGVILGILPGLIHPFSWHLVAIMVGILVIKGVIIPLLLGRAIRSAEIKREVEPFMGYVPTLLLGALFTALSFGFAGKLPLLPEHQNYLFVPASIATLMSGFLILTTRRKAISQVLGYLVLENGIFIFGLLLAEAMPLMVEAGVLLDLLVGTFVMGIVINHISREFSSLDTSRLTSLKEE from the coding sequence ATGTTCTCATTACCCGACCAGCTGCTCGTCCTCGTCCTGTTGATCAACTTCATCACCATCGGCACCAGCCGCCTGGTCTTCTCCATCCGCGCCGTTGCCGTCCAGGGTGTCATCCTGGGGATCCTTCCCGGCCTGATTCACCCCTTTTCCTGGCACCTGGTGGCCATCATGGTGGGCATCCTGGTCATCAAGGGGGTGATCATCCCGCTGCTTCTGGGGCGCGCCATCCGTTCCGCCGAGATCAAGCGCGAGGTGGAACCGTTTATGGGCTATGTTCCGACCCTGCTTCTGGGAGCGCTCTTCACGGCGCTCTCCTTCGGCTTTGCCGGCAAGCTCCCCCTGCTCCCCGAACACCAGAATTACCTGTTCGTGCCGGCGTCCATAGCCACCCTGATGAGCGGCTTCCTGATCCTGACCACCCGACGCAAGGCCATCTCCCAGGTTCTGGGCTATCTGGTGCTGGAAAACGGCATCTTCATCTTCGGCCTGCTGCTGGCCGAAGCCATGCCGCTGATGGTGGAGGCGGGTGTGCTCTTGGACCTGCTGGTGGGCACCTTTGTCATGGGGATCGTCATCAACCACATCAGCCGCGAATTCTCCTCCCTGGACACCTCGCGCTTGACCTCCCTGAAAGAGGAGTAG
- a CDS encoding proton-conducting transporter transmembrane domain-containing protein: MLAALILLPLAGALLAWLLPGDRFRPALLPLFAFPHLGLTLWLLYRTPLPSPGGWFNLDPLGKIVLLCTSVLFLFCSLYALGYLAYRRERSSRILCIGLLVCLSAASLVTTTHHLGLLWVALETTTISMAPLIYFNRNARSIEATWKYLLICSVGVALALIGLFFLAYSTIVSGMEPSLLLDDLMRDAPRLSPSWVHAAFVFLLVGFGSKMGLAPLHTWKPDAYGEAPGLVGAMLAGGLVNLAFLALLRIYQLCLATREIVFFQNALVAMGLISMFLAAVFMARQADFKRMLAYSSVEHVGIMAVALGLGGKAIFGALFHVFANGLTKGVLFLSSGNIHRSYNSKSTSQVAGALRRLPWSGGLFLAGFIAITGSPPFAPFISEFTIVSSAFMQGRMLVAALFLLSLTIIFIGMALTVLPMVMGEVPESSESSPYRDTVWTVGPPLVMLLVVFLLGVWIPEPLLAILRAAASLLEVRA, from the coding sequence ATGCTCGCCGCTCTGATACTGCTACCGCTCGCCGGCGCCCTGCTGGCCTGGCTGCTCCCCGGCGACCGTTTTCGCCCGGCGCTTTTGCCCCTGTTCGCCTTCCCCCACCTGGGGCTGACCCTGTGGCTTCTGTACCGTACCCCACTCCCTTCTCCGGGCGGGTGGTTCAACCTGGACCCCCTGGGCAAGATCGTTCTGCTCTGCACCAGCGTGCTGTTCCTGTTCTGTTCCCTCTACGCCCTGGGCTACCTGGCCTACCGCAGGGAGCGCTCCAGCCGCATCCTCTGCATCGGCCTGCTGGTTTGCCTGTCCGCCGCCTCCCTGGTGACGACAACCCATCACCTGGGGCTGCTCTGGGTGGCGTTGGAGACCACCACCATCTCCATGGCGCCCCTGATCTACTTCAACCGCAACGCCCGCTCCATCGAAGCCACCTGGAAATATCTGCTGATCTGCTCCGTGGGGGTCGCCCTGGCCCTGATCGGCCTCTTCTTCCTGGCTTATTCCACCATCGTTTCCGGCATGGAGCCGTCGCTTCTGCTGGACGACCTGATGCGCGACGCGCCCCGGCTCTCCCCTAGCTGGGTACATGCCGCCTTCGTGTTCCTGCTGGTCGGTTTCGGCTCCAAGATGGGGCTGGCGCCGCTGCACACCTGGAAGCCGGACGCCTATGGCGAGGCCCCTGGGTTGGTGGGCGCCATGCTGGCCGGCGGCCTGGTCAACCTGGCCTTTCTGGCGCTCTTGCGCATCTACCAGCTCTGCCTGGCCACCCGGGAGATCGTCTTCTTCCAGAACGCCCTGGTGGCCATGGGGCTGATTTCCATGTTCCTGGCCGCGGTATTCATGGCCCGCCAGGCAGACTTCAAGCGGATGCTGGCCTATTCCAGCGTGGAGCATGTGGGCATCATGGCCGTGGCCCTGGGGCTGGGGGGCAAGGCCATCTTCGGCGCACTGTTTCATGTCTTTGCCAACGGCCTGACCAAGGGGGTGCTGTTCCTCTCCTCGGGGAACATCCACCGCTCCTACAACAGCAAGAGCACCAGCCAGGTGGCGGGCGCCCTGCGGCGGCTCCCCTGGTCCGGGGGGCTGTTCCTGGCCGGCTTCATCGCCATCACCGGTTCTCCTCCCTTTGCCCCCTTCATCAGCGAATTCACCATCGTCAGCAGCGCCTTCATGCAGGGGCGCATGCTGGTGGCGGCGCTCTTCCTGCTCTCCCTGACCATCATCTTCATCGGCATGGCCCTGACCGTGCTCCCCATGGTCATGGGTGAGGTGCCCGAGTCCAGTGAGTCAAGCCCCTACCGCGACACGGTCTGGACGGTGGGGCCGCCCCTGGTCATGCTGCTTGTTGTGTTTCTGCTGGGGGTCTGGATACCTGAGCCGCTGCTGGCTATCCTGCGCGCGGCTGCGTCGCTTCTGGAGGTGCGGGCATGA
- a CDS encoding hydrogenase large subunit: protein MSHGMKTFHNGACFGRGEIPLLDNDGFFQGILDATGHGWRICSYFGAPSSSGAILYCVMASRGSGSLGIFSTRVKDSFPSLAEACPQLHLFEREIAEQCLVRPEGHPWFKPVRFQKPLRPGEQFWKNSDTGLLPAVMDFYRVEGDEVHEVAVGPVHAGIIEPGHFRFQCHGEEVFHLEIALGFQHRGIERALIGGPSPRTMHQMEAVAGDTSIGHGQAFCMNMEALGAVFAPPRAEAVRGVALELERLANHTGDLGAIAGDVGYLPTSSFCGRIRGDFLNMTALLCGSRFGRGLLRPGGLGYDCDAEIAQSVLERLHIARREVTQAINLLWDTPSVMARLENTGQLSAEVAREIGLVGPAARACDVNRDVRRDHPFGIFRMSQIPVVTAASGDVYGRALVRWLEMQRSLDFIEEQLQHLPRGGFRNQPTKVAPDRCAVALTEGWRGEICHTALTDGEGRFQRYKITDPSFHNWTGLALALRNQQISDFPLCNKSFNLSYCGFDL from the coding sequence ATGAGTCACGGCATGAAGACCTTCCACAACGGCGCCTGCTTCGGGCGCGGCGAGATCCCCCTGCTGGACAACGACGGCTTCTTCCAGGGAATCCTGGACGCCACCGGGCACGGCTGGCGGATCTGCTCCTATTTCGGCGCTCCCTCTTCCTCAGGGGCGATCCTCTACTGCGTCATGGCCTCCAGGGGAAGCGGCTCCCTGGGTATCTTCTCCACCCGGGTAAAGGACAGCTTCCCCTCCCTGGCCGAGGCCTGTCCCCAGCTGCACCTCTTCGAACGCGAGATCGCCGAGCAGTGCCTGGTGCGGCCGGAGGGGCACCCCTGGTTCAAGCCGGTGCGCTTTCAGAAGCCGCTCCGCCCTGGGGAGCAGTTCTGGAAGAACAGTGACACCGGCCTGCTGCCGGCGGTGATGGACTTCTACCGCGTGGAGGGGGACGAGGTCCACGAGGTAGCGGTGGGGCCGGTGCATGCCGGCATCATCGAGCCGGGGCACTTCCGCTTCCAGTGCCATGGCGAAGAGGTCTTTCACCTGGAGATCGCCTTGGGGTTCCAGCACCGCGGCATCGAGCGGGCCCTGATCGGCGGGCCGTCGCCGCGAACCATGCACCAGATGGAGGCGGTTGCCGGCGACACCAGCATCGGCCATGGCCAGGCCTTTTGCATGAACATGGAGGCACTGGGCGCGGTTTTCGCGCCTCCCCGGGCCGAGGCGGTGCGCGGCGTGGCCCTGGAACTGGAGCGCCTGGCCAACCACACCGGCGATCTGGGGGCCATTGCCGGTGATGTGGGTTATCTGCCCACCTCCTCGTTCTGCGGACGCATCCGGGGCGATTTCCTCAACATGACCGCCCTGTTGTGCGGCAGCCGCTTCGGACGCGGCCTGCTCCGCCCCGGTGGGCTCGGCTATGACTGTGACGCCGAAATCGCACAGAGCGTGCTGGAGCGGTTACACATCGCGCGTCGGGAGGTGACCCAGGCCATCAATCTGCTCTGGGACACCCCCTCGGTCATGGCCCGCCTGGAAAACACCGGCCAGCTTAGCGCTGAGGTTGCCCGGGAGATCGGGCTGGTGGGGCCGGCCGCCCGCGCCTGCGACGTGAACCGCGACGTGCGCCGCGACCACCCCTTCGGCATCTTCCGCATGAGCCAGATTCCGGTCGTCACCGCCGCCAGCGGCGACGTGTACGGCCGCGCCCTGGTGCGCTGGCTGGAGATGCAGCGCTCCCTGGATTTTATCGAGGAACAGCTGCAGCATCTCCCCCGTGGCGGCTTTCGCAACCAGCCAACCAAGGTCGCGCCCGACCGCTGCGCCGTGGCGCTGACCGAGGGGTGGCGGGGAGAGATCTGCCACACCGCCCTGACCGACGGAGAGGGACGTTTCCAGCGCTACAAGATCACCGATCCCTCCTTCCACAACTGGACCGGTCTGGCCCTGGCGCTGCGCAACCAGCAGATATCGGATTTCCCGCTCTGCAACAAGAGCTTTAACCTGTCCTACTGCGGGTTTGACCTGTGA